A DNA window from Acropora palmata chromosome 12, jaAcrPala1.3, whole genome shotgun sequence contains the following coding sequences:
- the LOC141861140 gene encoding uncharacterized protein LOC141861140, whose amino-acid sequence MATQINEKLAESVRNYPCLYDKKSADFKDKNKKALAWSDVAKEVGLQKGDEACKLFQYLRNKYSRDKKKIEGKKVSGSSTDEVREAKVEASEMYSFLSWLDPYVQPRKTSSNYVINVDTDNENQENGDDERPDTPSDMSSSSVKEPSLNRLHSR is encoded by the exons ATGGCGACGCAGATAAACGAGAAGTTGGCGGAATCTGTCCGTAATTATCCTTGTTTGTACGACAAAAAATCAGCAGACTTTAaggataaaaacaagaaagcgTTGGCTTGGAGTGATGTAGCAAAGGAAGTAGGATTACAGAAGG GAGATGAGGCCTGTAAACTATTCCAGTACTTAAGAAACAAATACAGTAGAGACaagaagaaaattgagggtaaAAAGGTCTCTGGGAGTTCAACAGATGAAGTAAGGGAAGCTAAAGTGGAAGCTTCAGAAATGTATTCATTCTTGAGCTGGCTTGATCCCTATGTGCAGCCTAGAAAAACCTCATCCAACTATGTGATAAATGTTGATACTGACAACGAAAACCAGGAAAATGGTGATGATGAAAGACCAGATACACCAAGTGACATGAGCAGCAGTAGCGTAAAGGAGCCATCTCTTAATAG
- the LOC141861134 gene encoding QRFP-like peptide receptor, with protein sequence MEENMSVNGTESNAFWDFRKYSIESVDVVFAVFYSLLLVFGLTGNCLVITVIRKTRSMHTTTNILLVNLAVSDIVILLWCPRTYSFVFYPIHPTGITGDYICKIFTGNAIITVGIASSVLTLTVLAIERYHALVKPMRTELRLTFERVKYVIFFIWIGSVLISLPDFLANKYSQHYARCICPFSLETASLLRGHVICLATFLGFVPFIILAYCYCQIIRGLFFENTVCSEAPSGSGNDGTKKRLAKLLLSVTAAFYVCYIPYGAFILFIALEDRRKLVYNEETLSLLLRVFELLVTSSSCLNPILYAFRSSNYREGFKTIFTKHTAVHSKSLVFTLQKSVGTHDAMFSQEKDVEV encoded by the coding sequence ATGGAAGAGAACATGTCCGTTAACGGCACTGAGTCTAACGCCTTTTGGGATTTCAGAAAGTACTCAATTGAAAGCGTAGACGTTGTTTTTGCGGTTTTTTATTCACtgcttttggtttttggtttgaCAGGAAACTGTTTAGTTATTACAGTGATTCGCAAAACAAGGAGCATGCATACAACCACAAACATTCTCCTCGTGAACTTAGCCGTCAGCGATATTGTCATTCTACTTTGGTGCCCCAGAACTTACAGCTTTGTGTTCTACCCAATACATCCAACTGGAATAACTGGAGATTACATCTGCAAGATTTTCACTGGCAACGCTATTATCACCGTGGGAATAGCCAGCTCTGTTTTAACGCTGACCGTTTTGGCTATCGAACGCTATCACGCCTTGGTAAAACCAATGCGCACAGAACTTCGGCTAACCTTTGAACGTGTCAAATATGTTATCTTCTTTATTTGGATCGGCTCAGTCTTAATAAGCCTTCCGGATTTTTTAGCAAACAAGTATAGTCAGCATTACGCACGATGCATATGTCCTTTTAGTTTGGAAACTGCCTCTTTGCTCCGCGGGCATGTTATTTGCTTAGCTACGTTTCTGGGATTTGTCCCGTTTATTATTCTCGCTTATTGTTATTGCCAGATTATACGAGGCTTATTTTTTGAGAACACTGTTTGTTCCGAAGCGCCTTCCGGTAGTGGAAACGATGGTACGAAAAAACGACTCGCTAAGCTTCTTTTAAGCGTGACAGCGGCATTTTACGTCTGTTATATTCCGTACGGCgcattcattttattcatCGCCCTAGAAGACCGCCGTAAACTCGTCTATAACGAGGAAACTCTATCACTTCTTCTGCGAGTTTTCGAACTTTTGGTGACTTCGAGCTCTTGTTTAAACCCAATTCTTTATGCGTTTCGCAGTTCAAATTACAGGGAAGGTTTTAAAACGATATTTACTAAACACACTGCTGTTCACTCTAAAAGCTTGGTATTTACCCTGCAAAAGAGTGTTGGCACTCATGATGCCATGTTTTCCCAGGAGAAAGATGTAGAAGTTTAG
- the LOC141861135 gene encoding lipid droplet-associated hydrolase-like isoform X2, which translates to MVDSLACSLVKEVVFVNGLPTVISKILPRCRIHKFVIVVIPGNPGLVEFYDVFVTSLFNSLKGQWPIYAISHAGHSPTTEYPVNPFPKPSIDKATAVKSFFPLTLNEQIVHKNEFLKSHIPPHSKIILIGHSIGAYIILNILKTCDRAADITKAILLFPTFERMAVSPSGRYVTPAVRYFKWFAVSAVAVFSVLPESVRRFLINWWLSDRKNLIIGSVESVLKLLTPQSIIGVVTMADNEMKEVVNRDDVVIEKNLDKFIFYYGVIDNWTPVSYYEDIRKRFPDGEIYLCQKNFQHAFVLESSHEVAEMVSSWIQKETV; encoded by the exons ATGGTAGATTCACTCGCGTGTAGTCTCGTGAAGGAAGTTGTCTTTGTGAATGGGCTGCCAACAGTTATATCAAAAATTTTGCCACGATGTAGAATTCACAAGTTTGTGATTGTTGTGATTCCTGGAAATCCTGGTTTAGTTGAATTTTACGACGTTTTTGTCACCTCTTTATTTAACTCCCTCAAAGGTCAATGGCCGATTTATGCCATTTCCCATGCAG GTCATTCACCAACAACAGAATACCCTGTGAATCCATTTCCTAAACCATCCATTGACAAAGCCACGGCTGTGAAGAGTTTTTTCCCATTAACCCTTAATGAACAAATTGTTCACAAGAATGAATTCCTTAAGAGTCACATTCCTCCACATTCCAAAATAATTCTTATTGGACACTCTATAGGTGCTTATATAATTCTTAATATCTTGAAAACTTGTGACAGAGCTGCAGACATCACCAAAGCAATTCTGTTATTTCCTACATTTGAGAGAATGGCAGTTTCACCAAGTGGTAGATATGTCACACCAGCAGTGAGGTATTTCAAGTGGTTTGCAGTAAGTGCCGTGGCTGTGTTTTCAGTTCTTCCTGAATCTGTGAGAAGGTTTCTCATAAATTGGTGGCTGAGTGACAGAAAAAACCTGATAATTGGTTCAGTGGAGTCTGTTCTCAAGCTTCTCACTCCACAGTCAATAATTGGTGTTGTTACGATGGCTGacaatgaaatgaaggaagtTGTCAATCGGGATGATGTG gtaattgaaaaaaatttggataaatttattttttactatGGTGTCATTGACAACTGGACCCCAGTCTCCTATTATGAGGACATTAGAAAGAGGTTTCCTGATGGCGAGATATATTTGTGTCAAAAGAACTTTCAACATGCATTTGTCCTAGAATCTTCACATGAAGTTGCTGAAATGGTGTCATCGTGGATTCAGAAG GAAACTGTTTAG
- the LOC141861135 gene encoding lipid droplet-associated hydrolase-like isoform X1 translates to MVDSLACSLVKEVVFVNGLPTVISKILPRCRIHKFVIVVIPGNPGLVEFYDVFVTSLFNSLKGQWPIYAISHAGHSPTTEYPVNPFPKPSIDKATAVKSFFPLTLNEQIVHKNEFLKSHIPPHSKIILIGHSIGAYIILNILKTCDRAADITKAILLFPTFERMAVSPSGRYVTPAVRYFKWFAVSAVAVFSVLPESVRRFLINWWLSDRKNLIIGSVESVLKLLTPQSIIGVVTMADNEMKEVVNRDDVVIEKNLDKFIFYYGVIDNWTPVSYYEDIRKRFPDGEIYLCQKNFQHAFVLESSHEVAEMVSSWIQKVMCPLKYFHSLSTLNQ, encoded by the exons ATGGTAGATTCACTCGCGTGTAGTCTCGTGAAGGAAGTTGTCTTTGTGAATGGGCTGCCAACAGTTATATCAAAAATTTTGCCACGATGTAGAATTCACAAGTTTGTGATTGTTGTGATTCCTGGAAATCCTGGTTTAGTTGAATTTTACGACGTTTTTGTCACCTCTTTATTTAACTCCCTCAAAGGTCAATGGCCGATTTATGCCATTTCCCATGCAG GTCATTCACCAACAACAGAATACCCTGTGAATCCATTTCCTAAACCATCCATTGACAAAGCCACGGCTGTGAAGAGTTTTTTCCCATTAACCCTTAATGAACAAATTGTTCACAAGAATGAATTCCTTAAGAGTCACATTCCTCCACATTCCAAAATAATTCTTATTGGACACTCTATAGGTGCTTATATAATTCTTAATATCTTGAAAACTTGTGACAGAGCTGCAGACATCACCAAAGCAATTCTGTTATTTCCTACATTTGAGAGAATGGCAGTTTCACCAAGTGGTAGATATGTCACACCAGCAGTGAGGTATTTCAAGTGGTTTGCAGTAAGTGCCGTGGCTGTGTTTTCAGTTCTTCCTGAATCTGTGAGAAGGTTTCTCATAAATTGGTGGCTGAGTGACAGAAAAAACCTGATAATTGGTTCAGTGGAGTCTGTTCTCAAGCTTCTCACTCCACAGTCAATAATTGGTGTTGTTACGATGGCTGacaatgaaatgaaggaagtTGTCAATCGGGATGATGTG gtaattgaaaaaaatttggataaatttattttttactatGGTGTCATTGACAACTGGACCCCAGTCTCCTATTATGAGGACATTAGAAAGAGGTTTCCTGATGGCGAGATATATTTGTGTCAAAAGAACTTTCAACATGCATTTGTCCTAGAATCTTCACATGAAGTTGCTGAAATGGTGTCATCGTGGATTCAGAAGGTGATGTGCCCCcttaaatattttcattctttgtcAACGCTAAACCAATAG